A section of the Zygosaccharomyces rouxii strain CBS732 chromosome B complete sequence genome encodes:
- the TFG1 gene encoding transcription factor IIF subunit TFG1 (similar to uniprot|P41895 Saccharomyces cerevisiae YGR186W TFG1 Largest subunit of the RNA Polymerase general transcription factor IIF (TFIIF) interacts with Fcp1p phosphatase and with TFIIB potentially phosphorylated by Cdc28p) has product MAYSRSGNGSSGVSPFIKPDRLRRNFLRARRSRGATPKTTIKKDDPEIQEARERMMLHQGNSTMENGKIKVKEEAPEEFNEFPLRAVAKEELDNMRTHLLKFQSKKGINPTQDFHLPIRLHRKDTRNLQFQLTRAEIVQRQKEITDYKKKQESERTGNKRNNDNVAQNQTGEAVENHVDKRSPGSPPAGTQAGTEASPEDPSGAESPQGQGPSAGENPSKPTEGMPVVTKLEEAGPAADPTKVGMVKYDGEEALDEQDDLATMDPLADVAPDGGGRAKRGNTRRKTRQLKVLDENAKKLRFEEFYPWVMEDFDGYNTWVGSYEAGNSDSYVLLSVEDDGSFTMIPADKVYKFTARNKYATLTIEEAEKRMDKKSGEVPRWLMKHLDNIGTTTTRYDRTKRRLKAVNDQHGNDDGEHSDNSEVELDYDEEFADDEEAPIIDGDEKENKESEQRIKKEMLQANAMGLRDENAPNEDEEDDLFNEKKIDEEGERIKRALQKTELAALYSSDDEEINPYLSESDVENKEQSEQGNKENSEESPSSKKGSPKKNVGSSSSLNAHREPQIKVKSIKDCVIVLKADKKVLTNFPGGDWNPELSKRKREDGTADAAENTPSKKVKLEENATPLIAEQDIIDAIGDGKVNVKDFGKTIRRKYPGPDNKKLMVAIVKKLCRKVDDEHMELKK; this is encoded by the coding sequence ATGGCCTATAGCAGAAGTGGGAATGGTTCTAGTGGTGTTTCACCTTTTATCAAGCCTGATAGGCTGAGAAGGAATTTTTTGAGGGCTAGGAGGAGTAGAGGAGCTACACCCAAGACGACCATAAAGAAGGATGATCCTGAGATACAGGAGGCAAGAGAGAGGATGATGTTGCATCAAGGCAACAGTACTATGGAAAATGGTAAGATTAAGGTGAAAGAAGAGGCACCTGAAGAGTTCAACGAATTCCCCCTAAGAGCAGTAGCTAAGGAAGAGTTGGATAATATGAGAACCCATCTcttaaaatttcaaagcAAGAAAGGTATAAATCCCACACAGGACTTCCATTTACCTATCAGATTACATCGTAAGGACACCAGAAATTTACAATTCCAGTTGACTAGAGCAGAAATCGTACAGAGACAGAAGGAAATTACAGACtacaagaagaagcaggAAAGTGAAAGAACTGGgaataaaagaaataatGACAATGTGGCTCAAAATCAAACGGGAGAAGCAGTGGAAAACCACGTTGACAAAAGGAGTCCAGGTTCTCCACCTGCTGGTACTCAGGCAGGAACTGAAGCATCTCCTGAAGATCCGTCAGGTGCAGAGAGTCCACAAGGTCAAGGTCCGAGCGCGGGTGAAAATCCTTCTAAACCAACTGAAGGTATGCCAGTCGTTACTAAGTTAGAAGAAGCGGGTCCAGCAGCAGATCCAACTAAAGTCGGTATGGTTAAATacgatggtgaagaagctttagatgaacaagatgaTTTAGCCACAATGGATCCACTTGCAGACGTGGCTCCTGATGGTGGTGGACGTGCCAAGAGGGGGAACACTAGAAGAAAGACTCGTCAGTTGAAAGTGTTAGATGAGAATGCCAAGAAGCTAAGATTCGAAGAATTTTACCCATGGGTTATGGAAGATTTTGATGGTTACAACACTTGGGTGGGATCCTATGAAGCTGGTAACTCAGATTCTTACGTCTTATTGAGTGTAGAAGACGATGGGAGTTTCACTATGATACCCGCTGATAAAGTTTACAAGTTTACTGCTAGAAATAAATATGCTACCCTAACAATCGAAGAAGCTGAGAAGAGAATGGATAAGAAGAGTGGTGAAGTTCCCCGTTGGTTAATGAAACACCTGGATAACATCGGTACTACAACTACAAGATACGATAGAACAAAGAGAAGATTGAAAGCGGTTAATGACCAACACggtaatgatgatggtgaacACAGTGATAATTCCGAAGTGGAATTAGattatgatgaagaatttgcagATGACGAAGAAGCACCTATCATTGACggtgatgaaaaggaaaacaaaGAATCAGAACAAAGaatcaagaaagaaatgTTACAGGCTAATGCTATGGGGCTAAGAGATGAAAATGCTCCTaatgaggatgaagaagatgatctatttaatgagaaaaaaattgatgaggAGGgtgaaagaattaaaagagCATTACAGAAGACAGAATTGGCTGCATTGTACTCatcagatgatgaagagatcAATCCGTATCTATCAGAATCGGATGTGGAAAACAAAGAACAATCAGAACAAGGTAATAAGGAAAATTCAGAGGaatcaccttcttccaaGAAGGGATCTCCAAAGAAGAATGTAggttcttcatcttcattgaaTGCACATAGAGAACCACAGATAAAGGTTAAGAGTATTAAGGACTGTGTTATAGTTTTGAAAGCGGATAAGAAGGTGTTGACGAATTTCCCAGGAGGTGATTGGAATCCCGAATTATCTAAACGTAAAAGAGAAGATGGTACAGCTGACGCGGCTGAGAATACCCCATCAAAGAAGGtcaaattggaagaaaatgcAACACCATTAATCGCGGAACAAGATATCATCGACGCTATCGGTGATGGTAAAGTCAATGTCAAAGATTTCGGTAAGACCATTAGAAGGAAATACCCAGGTCCAGACAACAAAAAACTCATGGTGGCTATTGTCAAGAAACTTTGTAGAAAGGTGGATGACGAGCACATGGAACTCAAgaaatga
- the TYS1 gene encoding tyrosine--tRNA ligase TYS1 (highly similar to uniprot|P36421 Saccharomyces cerevisiae YGR185C TYS1 tyrosyl-tRNA synthetase cytoplasmic) translates to MSFVVDPKESYELITKNLQEVLNPQIIKDVLEKENRPLKLYWGSAPTGKPHCGYFVPMTKLADFLKAGCEVVILMADLHAFLDNMKAPLEVVNYRAKYYEFTVKAILRSIDVPIEKLKFITGSSYQLKPDYTLDIFRLANKVSQNDAKRAGADVVKQVANPLLSGLIYPLMQALDEQYLDVDCQFGGSDQRKIFVLAEETLGSLGYKKRAHLMNPMVPGLTQGGKMSASDPNSKIDLLDSPKQVQKKINSAYCSPGAVEDNGLLAFVQYVIAPIQELKYGKEEFHFYINRPEKFGGPVAYDSLDKLFQDFKELKLAPPDLKTGVSDAINELLEPIRKEFESSSEWQAALANGYPEVVPQTTKKAKKPKNKGTKYPGGNQQAKNAEGAVEEASEKLDKTTL, encoded by the coding sequence ATGagttttgttgttgatcCTAAGGAATCTTACGAACTGATCACAAAGAACTTACAAGAAGTTCTAAATCCACAGATTATCAAGGATGTCTTGGAGAAGGAAAACAGACCATTGAAATTGTACTGGGGTTCTGCTCCTACTGGTAAGCCTCACTGTGGTTACTTTGTACCAATGACGAAATTGGCAGATTTCTTAAAAGCTGGTTGTGAAGTTGTCATTTTGATGGCAGACCTACATGCATTTTTAGATAATATGAAGGCACCATTGGAGGTCGTCAATTACAGGGCTAAATACTACGAATTCACGGTCAAGGCAATTTTGAGAAGTATTGAtgttccaattgaaaaattgaaatttatcactGGATCCTCGTACCAATTGAAACCAGATTACACTTTAGATATTTTCCGTTTAGCTAATAAAGTTTCTCAAAACGATGCAAAGAGAGCTGGTGCAGATGTGGTTAAACAAGTGGCTAACCCATTGTTAAGTGGTTTGATCTACCCATTGATGCAAGCTCTTGATGAGCAGTACTTGGATGTCGATTGTCAATTTGGTGGATCtgatcaaagaaagatCTTTGTTTTGGCAGAAGAAACCTTAGGTTCTCTTGGCTACAAAAAGAGAGCTcatttgatgaatccaatggTTCCTGGTTTGACTCAGGGTGGTAAAATGTCTGCATCTGATCCAAATTCTAAGATTGATCTATTAGATTCTCCAAAACAAGtgcaaaagaaaatcaacAGTGCTTACTGTAGTCCAGGTGCTGTTGAAGATAACGGTTTGTTGGCTTTCGTCCAATATGTTATTGCACCAattcaagaattaaaatatGGTAAGGAAGAATTCCATTTTTACATTAACAGacctgaaaaatttggtggtCCAGTTGCCTACGACTCCCTCGACAAATTATTCCAAGATTTCAAGGAATTAAAATTGGCACCTCCTGATTTAAAAACTGGTGTTTCCGACGCTATTAATGAACTATTGGAGCCAATCAGAAAAGAATTCGAATCTAGTTCTGAATGGCAAGCCGCCCTTGCCAACGGTTACCCAGAGGTAGTTCCACAAACTACTAAGAAAGCCAAGAAGCCCAAGAACAAGGGTACCAAGTACCCAGGTGGTAACCAGCAGGCCAAGAACGCAGAAGGTGCCGTCGAAGAAGCTAGCGAGAAGTTGGATAAGACCACTTTGTAA
- the UBR2 gene encoding putative ubiquitin-protein ligase UBR2 (similar to uniprot|Q07963 Saccharomyces cerevisiae YLR024C UBR2 Cytoplasmic ubiquitin-protein ligase (E3)), with translation MNYEITNVRDFLVHLPRLASYDYNEVVSYLVFKTLNLLFKCPAENIDWSSLVAIFESENWRDGTYKRIIQDVDWKSQIFPSTTNANHKGCMCSRICYPTETVYYCFTCTTNPLYEICESCFDESKHVGHSFTAKIVVRPEGRVCHCGDPHVFKEPQFALLCKNAENNGPRNPPNGYNELALEIISAVLDYLIDVTIYFEEQNESCRSTDSIKQIGNGLSTHRDHTVLKDSRDQTDEPYPIDMIWTLQIDEEDCQMHYMDLTAKIARILNKPTEYAISMTNMLENGAQSVTVLKSNDRSKLEQISLQFQNEGAKNHIRRINETFKRDLIEDLIEWLCTIFSDESVSLETRASLRLCMLDKWNSGLLSTKLTSDRLSAFVSKINLLGGFLVSYEQRDSFPWFKPWNFDFDVQDDRLSSVMSDYDNRLKSTDIPDSITRFHAFHGSRFQYILTEFPNFSSRISRHRILKILCAMFTITDDARRCLAAQYLDVYLAVLYSAVASDPTGFKVSMMGIFSQYTLQDPEIANIAIRSGFVQRTLRFAFTLMAFNPEDLVAYLPIPLYYGCKLPIETIRNRRTIICFKDICILMSTNTIPQELMEDEGILNAIVESFSEFNNILPLKRETSEHVEFENFDFSSYYFFFSSILIMTDGYVRSISLLLDPGSRKRTVYKLVNIAMEKEFKLLGHFKRYSPYSSSPKAFIDKKLKNPGLRKVQENICGHTTDVVNFQVGVDTQNFFNPMSYLFKFVLQWSQCGRYAPLPNGLKDCIDFQDLFQDKRKALDMSEASLSTLVLLGQINVGFWVRNGTPITHQARMYTRYSMREFTYMSDIFNVQFSMVLSDPNDFFVTFLSRWGLKHWANGFPMGDFPDSETTVAMVNQCFLLLIQLFTEIKSLTMVSSIDGFEKTLKAEIIHALCYKNCTYSQIMSNIPEHITKHAAFDLYLAKYTNYTPPSGLMDCGIYTLKPEFRIEIDPFFIGMSSSKRYEAEKCIRLSMATKYKINYDDTFVPPRKVIDFLKNTPYFRLYAISSAETFGLFLKNSLDHINKFEYESLLPAVVHVIHLCVVNNLNEFMKIFWHEYTSMEAADCYYQSVGSILYSFLLKDHFSSVHGAIREIFRYLAETAPHVDATSYLQEQTHPFIADVLWSSNTIKNSKDEEFERKKKMARIRKEKVIRRLNKQQMQFIENNSIPTTDDEEFKESSVESIPGETIGWEFPEDSCVFCKMPGEDDVFVYFSYQESNICDHNLDFRRVKDVTDAISHPEVGGNFAAEEKKYHPSSLENFTATPQMKLTAQGAVMKTCGHGSHISCLGNHMKSIRAAHNQTTKNVPVAYGFGLLYCPLCNGLCNSFLPKIIGSNCRIAKNFFENNLRYSAGEVPNLLLSTSLKAARICEDLTEDLLASKRKPFEVINQIFVNTILNTELSLRSLPADNAIHEMPNQRLLTLRLMSELKSILFKNRPSDTELVQVVKPSNLFELDEKKNELLLLASEIIESLEQNEYSQSTMTPLSHLKELIKTKIWRDCVSLSKELLKVSFYQNYTGTTPWDVPIKSDEHSEVEATMLVEVLKAQLFCLNPLITSSHLNGLNLIKSHLHQLIAGSFQIFLRRLCMIFYSRYAVEMEYAREVDFSRELDFLLKYLQLPPLASIIQEFCEHDAEQCLESFKETLQGDITSNVIENFAFTSPRTAKLIELPISLSHFALAEGNQVTQRAERDDISICLFCGKACHIQRSVALHGYVQGECTNHVRNECKIVSTYGVFLMMKSNAIYLSYGHRGCFYPTPYLHKHGEPDADFKFNNPVFLHSKRYEHLMNGIILGNMIPHIVFRLTDGNSDLGGWETM, from the coding sequence ATGAATTACGAAATAACTAATGTTAGAGACTTCCTGGTACATCTTCCGAGATTGGCGAGCTACGACTACAATGAGGTGGTGAGCTATCTCGTTTTCAAGACTCTTAACCTTTTGTTTAAATGCCCAGCAGAAAATATAGATTGGAGTTCATTGGTGGCGATATTTGAATCTGAAAATTGGAGGGATGGGACCTATAAACGTATAATACAAGATGTGGATTGGAAATCACAAATCTTCCCTAGTACTACAAATGCTAACCACAAAGGTTGTATGTGTTCGAGAATTTGTTACCCCACGGAGACAGTTTACTACTGTTTTACGTGTACTACAAATCCACTTTATGAGATATGTGAAAGTTGTTTTGATGAGTCGAAGCATGTGGGCCATTCTTTTACCGCTAAAATAGTTGTAAGACCTGAAGGACGTGTTTGCCACTGTGGAGATCCTCATGTTTTCAAAGAACCTCAATTTGCACTCCTTTGTAAAAATGCTGAGAATAACGGTCCTAGAAATCCACCCAATGGTTATAATGAATTAGCACTGGAAATTATTAGTGCGGTATTGGATTATTTGATAGATGTAACGATTTATTTCGAAGAACAGAATGAAAGTTGTCGTTCAACAGATTCCATTAAACAGATTGGAAATGGGTTAAGTACACATCGGGATCATACAGTTTTAAAGGATTCAAGGGACCAGACAGATGAACCTTATCCTATAGATATGATATGGACTTtacaaattgatgaagaagattgtCAAATGCATTACATGGATCTCACTGCAAAGATAGCTCGCATATTAAACAAACCAACGGAGTATGCCATTTCCATGACAAACATGCTTGAAAATGGAGCACAGTCAGTAACGGTACTTAAATCTAATGACAGGAGTAAATTAGAACAAATATCCTTACAATTTCAGAATGAGGGCGCTAAAAACCACATTAGACGGATCAATGAAACTTTCAAGCGGGACTTGATCGAAGATTTGATTGAATGGCTTTGCACGATCTTTAGTGATGAATCGGTTAGTTTAGAGACCAGAGCATCTCTTAGATTGTGCATGTTAGACAAATGGAATTCAGGACTATTATCTACGAAATTGACATCTGATCGATTAAGTGCCTTTGTATCCAAGATAAATCTATTAGGCGGGTTTCTGGTATCATATGAACAGCGTGACAGTTTCCCGTGGTTTAAACCTTGGAATTTCGACTTCGATGTACAAGATGATAGACTCTCTAGTGTCATGTCTGACTACGATAACAGATTAAAGAGTACAGATATCCCCGATAGTATAACTAGATTTCATGCATTCCACGGGTCCAGATTTCAGTATATTTTGACAGAGTTCCCAAATTTTTCGTCAAGAATCTCTAGACATAGAATCCTAAAGATATTGTGTGCAATGTTTACCATTACAGATGACGCTAGGCGATGTTTAGCTGCACAGTATCTGGACGTATATCTGGCTGTGCTCTACAGCGCTGTTGCATCGGACCCTACAGGTTTTAAGGTCTCCATGATGGGAATTTTTTCCCAATACACTTTACAAGATCCAGAAATAGCAAATATAGCTATTAGATCCGGTTTCGTTCAAAGAACCTTAAGGTTTGCATTTACTTTGATGGCTTTCAATCCAGAAGATTTGGTCGCATATTTACCGATACCACTTTATTATGGTTGCAAACTGCCCATTGAAACGATTAGGAATAGAAGAACCATAATATGTTTTAAAGATATTTGCATCCTGATGTCTACAAATACCATACCCCAAGAATTAATGGAGGATGAAGGAATTTTAAACGCCATTGTCGAATCGTTTTCAGAGTTTAACAATATTCTTCCACTGAAGAGGGAGACTTCCGAACATGTcgaatttgaaaacttcgatttttcatcttactattttttcttttcatcaattttaattATGACCGATGGATATGTGCGCAGCATCTCTCTTTTATTAGATCCTGGATCCCGTAAACGTACTGTCTACAAGTTGGTTAACATCGCTAtggaaaaagaattcaaacTATTGGGCCACTTTAAGAGGTACTCTCCCTATAGTTCATCCCCCAAAGCTTTTATCGACAAAAAACTCAAGAATCCAGGGTTGCGTAAGGTTCAAGAAAATATCTGTGGTCACACTACTGATGTGGTCAATTTTCAAGTGGGAGTTGATactcaaaattttttcaatccaatGTCGtaccttttcaaatttgtgCTTCAATGGAGTCAATGTGGTAGATACGCGCCACTGCCGAATGGGTTGAAAGATTGTATTGATTTTCAAGACTTGTTTCAAGATAAGAGGAAAGCACTGGATATGTCAGAAGCTTCATTGTCTACATTAGTTCTATTGGGTCAGATAAATGTTGGCTTTTGGGTAAGGAATGGTACGCCTATTACACACCAAGCTCGCATGTACACCAGATATAGTATGCGCGAATTCACCTATATGAGTGATATCTTTAATGTGCAATTTAGTATGGTATTATCGGACCCGAACGATTTCTTCGTGACATTTTTATCACGGTGGGGGCTCAAACATTGGGCCAATGGGTTTCCAATGGGTGACTTCCCTGATTCTGAAACTACCGTTGCTATGGTCAATCAGTGCTTTTTACTCTTGATCCAATTATTTACAGAAATCAAGTCCTTAACAATGGTCTCTTCAATAGACGGATTTGAGAAAACTCTGAAAGCAGAGATTATACATGCATTATGCTACAAAAATTGCACTTATTCGCAAATTATGAGTAATATACCTGAACACATCACAAAACATGCAGCTTTTGACCTATATTTGGCAAAATACACCAACTATACACCTCCATCGGGATTGATGGATTGTGGGATATACACATTAAAACCAGAATTTCgcattgaaattgatccatTTTTTATCGGTATGTCATCCAGCAAGAGATACGAGGCCGAAAAGTGCATTAGATTATCAATGGCTACCAAGTATAAGATAAATTACGACGACACCTTTGTCCCGCCAAGAAAAGTAATCGACTTCCTAAAAAATACACCATACTTCAGGCTCTATGCAATCTCATCGGCAGAAACTTTTGGTCTTTTCCTTAAAAATTCCTTAGATCATATCAACAAATTCGAATACGAAAGTCTTTTGCCCGCTGTGGTCCACGTAATCCATCTCTGCGTTGTTAACAACTTGAATGAGTTTATGAAGATTTTCTGGCACGAGTATACTTCAATGGAGGCCGCTGATTGTTACTATCAGAGTGTTGGTTCTATATTGTACAGCTTTCTGTTAAAGGATCACTTCTCATCTGTTCATGGGGCTATTAGGGAAATTTTCAGATATTTGGCAGAAACTGCCCCTCATGTTGATGCAACTAGTTACTTACAAGAACAAACGCACCCATTCATTGCAGATGTACTTTGGTCTTCGAATACTATAAAAAATAGTAAAGATGAGGAATTcgagagaaagaaaaaaatggcCAGGATtagaaaagagaaagttaTCAGAAGGCTCAACAAACAACAGATGCAGTTCATTGAAAACAACAGTATCCCTACAACTGACGATGAAGAGTTCAAGGAATCCTCGGTGGAATCTATTCCCGGTGAAACGATTGGCTGGGAATTCCCGGAAGATTCTTGCGTTTTTTGCAAGATGCCCGGTGAAGATGACGTATTTGTCTACTTTTCATATCAGGAGAGTAATATTTGTGACCATAATCTAGACTTCCGCAGAGTTAAAGACGTTACCGATGCAATCTCACATCCGGAAGTAGGTGGAAATTTTGCCGCCgaggaaaagaaatatCATCCTAGTAgtcttgaaaatttcacgGCAACTCCACAAATGAAATTAACAGCCCAGGGTGCTGTAATGAAAACATGTGGTCACGGTTCGCATATATCATGCTTAGGAAATCACATGAAATCAATCAGGGCCGCTCACAACCAAACTACTAAAAATGTTCCAGTTGCCTATGGATTCGGGCTGTTATATTGCCCACTCTGTAATGGGCTATGTAACTCTTTTTTGCCCAAAATCATAGGATCGAATTGCAGGATTGCTAAGAacttttttgaaaataatcTTCGATATTCTGCGGGGGAAGTCCCAAATCTTCTGTTATCAACAAGCTTGAAGGCTGCAAGGATTTGCGAGGATTTAACTGAGGATTTGCTTGCGAGCAAAAGAAAACCTTTCGAGGTCATCAACCAGATTTTTGTCAACACAATTTTGAATACCGAATTATCTTTGAGATCTCTCCCGGCGGATAATGCAATTCACGAAATGCCAAATCAAAGATTATTAACTCTAAGACTTATGTCTGAACTTAAAAGTATACTTTTCAAGAATCGCCCCAGTGATACGGAATTAGTTCAAGTCGTGAAACCCTCCAATCTATTTGAGCtcgatgaaaagaaaaatgaattgCTTCTTCTAGCAAGCGAAATAATTGAGTCTTTAGAACAAAATGAATACTCCCAATCTACTATGACTCCATTATCgcatttgaaagaactaATCAAAACCAAGATATGGCGGGATTGCGTCTCTCTTTCCAAAGAGTTGCTCAAAGTCAGTTTCTACCAAAACTATACAGGAACTACTCCATGGGATGTCCCCATCAAATCTGATGAGCACTCTGAAGTCGAAGCGACCATGCTTGTTGAGGTCCTTAAAGCTCAGTTATTTTGTTTAAATCCATTGATAACAAGTTCTCATTTGAATGGGCTGAATCTAATCAAGTCCCATTTGCATCAATTAATTGCTGGATCgtttcaaatattcttaAGAAGACTTTGCATGATTTTCTACTCGCGCTATGCTGTTGAAATGGAGTATGCTCGAGAAGTTGATTTCTCTAGGGAACTTGACTTCCTTTTAAAATACCTACAACTTCCTCCGTTGGCTAGTAttattcaagaattttgtGAACATGACGCTGAACAATGCTTAGAAAGTTTCAAGGAAACTCTACAGGGAGATATAACATCCAATGTCATCGAAAATTTTGCATTCACTTCTCCTAGAACTGCGAAACTGATCGAATTGCCAATTTCACTCTCACATTTTGCTCTTGCAGAAGGGAACCAAGTAACGCAAAGGGCAGAACGGGAtgatatttcaatttgtcTCTTTTGTGGTAAAGCTTGTCACATTCAAAGATCGGTAGCATTACATGGATACGTCCAAGGTGAATGTACTAATCATGTTCGGAACGAGTGTAAAATAGTATCCACTTACGGAGTTTTTCTCATGATGAAAAGTAATGCCATTTATCTATCCTATGGACACAGAGGTTGTTTCTATCCAACTCCATACCTTCATAAACACGGTGAGCCAGACGCggatttcaaatttaataaTCCAGTTTTCTTGCATTCCAAAAGATATGAACACCTCATGAATGGCATAATACTGGGTAATATGATCCCCCACATTGTCTTCAGATTAACGGATGGAAACTCTGATTTGGGAGGCTGGGAAACCATGTAG